The nucleotide window AATATTATAAACATATATAAATACGGTAGAAAGAATTCTATCAACAGTCCCCAACACTCCTATTAATCCTCTCCAAAACAAGACATAGGAGTAGGGACTTTCTTTTCTTGCATTCTAAAAAATATATGCCCCCAAACAAACATATATCATAATAATCTATTTATTCCTCCCAATATATTGTAATTCTTTTGGCAAAATAGAAACTGTAAATCTAAAAATTATAGTAAAACATATTGTCGTTATTTCCGTAAAATAAATACAAGGAAATTATCAATGTTGAACTTGCAAGTGTGCTGTTATTAATGCGGTCAATATTTAGAAGGCTCAATCTGAAAGTCGACAAACTGAGTCTCTGTGTTTCACATACAAACTAATCGCAAATCCTATATCATATTTACAATAAATATTTTCACTGTCTTTTAAGGCCCTTAGCTATTTAGCAATAATAAAAATCTAAAAGCACGTGTTTCCCCCTTTTCTAACAAATTCATCATATTATTAATACCAAATATGAGGGCATAACGAACCTTTTCCTAATATTTGAAGCCCAATAAATTACCATTGTTAATATTAGAGAGCTTTTTACTTCTCCTGTATAGAACAAGATTTTACGATAACGGCATTAATGGGACATAAAGTTTGAAGTCAAATGTTCCCTGTAAGGCACCTTATATTCATGCCTTTGTATTCTTTAGAAAGGTCGTCCATGAAGTTATTGAAATCCTTCTGTTCCTATTGCTCTAAGAATAATTTTGACTAATTGCTTCAAAGTTATATTGCAATTTAATCGGATCATTAAAACAATGGTAACTTTGTCTTTATGACTCGAAATTACAGGATCATTAATGATTATTGGTACATCTATTTAAAATTTTGAGAAAAATATTGAGTAATGTTTTGGAAAAACTTGAAAATGATTAATTTTTGAACTAATACTTAATTATTAAATATTCTCCTTTTTTAAAATTAAAAGAATTTATTATCAATATTTACTTCATACCATACATTCTTTTAAATAATCCCCTTCCCCAAGGGGTTTTCTTTTTATTTGCATGGGCCGTAATCCGTGCCTAGATTTAGGTATATTGTAAATATACCGACAAAAATCTAAACTACCAGTTTAAACACTTGCTTTAAAAGAAAAAATTCGTTGATTGAGAAAATGTCGTATTGTAATGTAATGCCATTTGCTAAGTAATTTGTATGTTGAGTTTGAATTGATAGGAAAAAAGTTCTTATTTTGCATATAAATTCTTCCCTTAAGAAAGATTCAATTGAAACATCCCCACTGTAAGTATTCTTTTTTGAAGTCCCTTGTTTAAGCATAATGTTATTTTTTTGTTTGCTTATTAGCCTTTTTTACTTAAATTCTAAAGTTATCATTCAGGATATTATATTATCCCCCCCCTCCCAAGAAATCCGTTTACAAATGCACTGTTGTGAATAAAATTGCATACATCAAGTTTGGCGAGTTTTATTTGCCAATAAGCAATCCAAAATTACAACGATTATTTGATTTTGTAATCCATTCATTACCTGACGATATGATAAAAAGTAATGAATGAACCGAATTTATTTGCTTTTAAGGTTAATATTAGTATGTTTTACTGGGACTTTGGTGATGCTCTTAAGAGAAAGAGTGCTAATGTCACCATAATTTTTGCAAAATTCATAATACGTTGATAAACTTTGATGGACAAGATGTGCTTTCTTTGTTGCTTTTTATTCTACCATTCTTAATTTTTAAAATATTCTTTGCTATGCTTTAGGGTTTTGTCTTTTATTATTTAGGCTTTGTTTTTTCCAAGCCTTTGTTTGAGATTGGTTGTTTTTACAATTTTGATCTTTTATTGTCTTTTTGTTATTAGTGTTTTGATTATTGTAGTTATTTGATAAGTTTTTGCTAGTGTTTTTATTATGAGGTCTTTCTTTTGCATCTTTGCTTTTTTGTATTCTTTCTGATACCCTCTTTAGGGTATTATATAAGCTTCAAGAATTGAAAGTTTTTGGCTCTATACTTGTGTAGATATTTCTTTCTTTTTAATTTTGGTTTGTGCATTGGTTTTTTCATTCCCTTTTATTTTTGTTGTTATCAGACTTTGGTAGTTTCCCGTTGTGTATCCCCTTGCAATGTGTACTTTTTTACTATTTTTTCTTTTATTTGCTGTTGTCTATTCGTTGCTCTTTCTATTTTTTTCTTATTATTTATATTATTATATATTATATTATATACACTGCTATTTTTTGTTCTATTTTTTTCTTCGGTTTTGTTTTTGATTTTCTCCTGTTTATTTAGTTTATGTATGATATTGAATGTTTTTTCTAATAGTTCTTCTGTTGAATTGAGTACTTGCTTTAATATTTGATATGCGTTTCTTTTTGGCATATACTTTATTTTTGAACCTTTGTATTCCCCAAGTCTTATTATGAATGTTTTAATTACATGGTTTTTTTTGAGGAAGCCCAAGTCTTTTTGTAATGTTTTCATTTTAATTACTGAGTAACCTTCTTTTTTTTAGAAAAAAGTTAGCTAAGTTGAGTATATCTTGTTGGTTATATCCTAACCTGTTTTTATTTAGATATTTTAGGATGGAAATTAGTTTTATTAGTCTAACTTGATTTTTCTTGAGTTTGCTGTTATTATGTAAAAAGAAATTTAAATTTTTCATCGATTTATCCTTTATTTCAGTTTGTTTAAGACCTTTATTATAGGTCTTTTTTGTCTCTAGTTTTATTTAAAGAACAAGATAATTATTAATATAATTTATATATACTAATTTATATACCAAAAAAGTTATTTTGTCAATTTGATTTACAAAATGATGTTCATAGTTTATAATAAAGTTAGTTATGTTAGACAATAAGTTGTGCTATTAATGAAAACTTATTTAGGAGATAGAATTTCGTGCGAATTACGCTAAATTTTTTAAATTCTTTAAAAAACCTTAAAGAATTTTCAAGAGAGATGGGATACAGCGATTCTTCTTATCTCTCGAGATATATAAAAAAAAATAAGATTGAAGGCATAATTTCTTCTA belongs to Borrelia hermsii DAH and includes:
- a CDS encoding plasmid maintenance protein; the encoded protein is MKTLQKDLGFLKKNHVIKTFIIRLGEYKGSKIKYMPKRNAYQILKQVLNSTEELLEKTFNIIHKLNKQEKIKNKTEEKNRTKNSSVYNIIYNNINNKKKIERATNRQQQIKEKIVKKYTLQGDTQRETTKV
- a CDS encoding plasmid maintenance protein, coding for MKNLNFFLHNNSKLKKNQVRLIKLISILKYLNKNRLGYNQQDILNLANFFLKKRRLLSN